In a genomic window of Bacteroidota bacterium:
- a CDS encoding DNRLRE domain-containing protein, which translates to MKNKQHCPGLLILYVEFKLKNKVLNHLFLLSWILILVTRFALGNPVIRDHQIDSLRIITTKGAYISSCRPDFCNPVGKGDFFFLGKMREGNYPSCNDKFLIYWDLEQIPKHAQILKAVMRLYCLQMKGDVNGKLQYEKITENWESLVTYSTQPQSDTVEGLFSRWPRADRWFDVDITPFVKDWLNGKIENNGLIGSVSKGTKNATAIFASPNYSNSIFRPQLIIYYKK; encoded by the coding sequence ATGAAGAATAAACAGCATTGTCCGGGATTATTAATTTTATATGTTGAGTTTAAATTGAAAAACAAGGTTTTAAATCATTTGTTCCTTTTGTCCTGGATTTTGATTTTGGTAACCCGGTTCGCTTTGGGTAATCCAGTTATCAGGGACCATCAGATTGATTCCCTCCGGATCATAACCACTAAAGGAGCCTATATCAGCAGTTGCCGTCCCGATTTTTGTAATCCGGTAGGAAAAGGAGATTTCTTTTTCCTTGGAAAAATGCGCGAGGGCAATTATCCTTCCTGCAATGATAAATTTTTGATTTACTGGGATCTTGAACAAATACCCAAACATGCCCAGATTTTGAAGGCCGTTATGCGCTTATATTGCCTCCAGATGAAAGGTGATGTCAACGGTAAATTGCAATATGAGAAGATTACAGAAAATTGGGAATCACTGGTGACTTATTCAACCCAACCCCAGAGTGATACTGTGGAAGGGCTATTTTCCAGATGGCCCCGGGCCGATCGCTGGTTTGATGTGGATATCACGCCTTTTGTCAAGGATTGGCTCAACGGCAAAATCGAAAACAATGGACTGATCGGATCTGTCAGCAAGGGGACGAAAAATGCCACGGCCATATTTGCCTCTCCCAACTATTCCAACAGTATTTTCAGGCCACAATTGATTATATACTATAAGAAATAA